The Pseudomonas sp. TH06 genome contains the following window.
GGCACGCTGACCCAGCCGTCCTGGGCGACATCACCCTGCTTGGCCGGGACAAAACTCCAACGTTTCACGGCGTTCAGCGCCGCGTCGTCGAGCTGTTGCCGGCCACTGCTCTTCTGAATCTGGATCTCGCCCGGTTTGCCGCTGGCCAGCACATGCACTCGCAACAACACCGTGCCTTCCCAACCGCGACGCTGGGCCAGCGACGGATATTCCGGCGCCGGGTTTTTCAGGTACGCGGCGTTGGCCGAGGCCGGGGTTACCGGTGCCGGCGCCGGCGGTGCGGGTGGTGCTGGCGCCGCGACCGGGGCTGCCGGTTGTGGCGGCGCCGGTGGTTGCTCAACGGCTTTGGGCGCGGGTTTCGGCGCGGGCTTCACCACCGGTTTAGGTTTTGGAATCGGCTTGGGCGGTGGCGGCTTGGTCGCCAGTTCGTCTTCCACGGGCGGCGGTGGCTCGACCACTGGCGCAGGTGGTGGCGGCTCGACAACCGGTGGCGCGGGTGGCGCCGGGCGCGAAAACTCGATTGTCATCGGTGGAATTTCCGGCGGCACAATCGGCAATACTGGCGTCGGCTTCTGGCTGATCCAGTAGATCACCGCGCCATGTACCACCAGCGCCAACACGCCGAGCAAAATTGTCTCGCGCCGACTCAGAATGCCTTTGGGTGCGCGCTGCAAACGCAACTGCCCCAACGGCACGCGATGCGGTCGGCCGAGATCGACCAATTCGCCACTCGGCGTCTGACGCCACAGCAATTCCTCTGCGCTGGCGGCGGTCTGGACATTGCCCATTGATTCACTCCCTGCGGTCTTTTTACGTTCTGTGCAAAAACTGCCGAACCACCGCTTGCTGAATCCCCCACGGCGGGTCGATGGGTGAATCATTGGGTTTGTCGCTTATCTCCGAAAGTAATCTTTAACGTTATGAATAGATGATTTAGAAATATTAAAATTGATCGTTTTTCGCAAACCCTTGTCTATCAAGGCCTGTAGCCAAGCAGGCAAAAAACGATGCTTTTCAAGCATTGAAAATATTCGCCCAAGGTATGGGCTGGATACATCCTCACTTACAACAATCACGTTGCGTGAGGCGTCGCGAGCGCTTTAGATCGCTGCTGCATTATCAATCGACTCAGGAAGAGTAAATATGCAATTTGGAAAATGGACACTGATCTATATGGCGCTATTGTTGGCACCTTTATCACTCGCCACAGCTGCTTCCGAGGCAGTGAATCCGATTGAATTGGAAGTAAGAAACAAAACCAGCTTTCCTATTTATGTGTTTCAAGGAAAGTGGCGTGCCGTGGTCCTCCCTGAGGATCGCTTTCAAGCCAAAGACTACAAAGCGTCGGCCTTGACCATTTCAACTTCGACGCCTGAAGCCGGGTTCAAATTTGTAACGCTCAGTCAGGAAAAAGGCTGTAAAGCACAAACCTGTATTTTGATCACGGGCAACTGATCTTCTGAAAAACTGAAGAACCATGAGCAAGTACTGCGCATAAAAAAAGAGCCGCCAGACCTTATAAGGACGTGGCAGCTCTTTTTGCGTAACACCCATATTTTTTGAAGAATTTTCCTTGATTCATTATTCAACTAACGACTGGCATTGGTCTGCTGCACACCCACGGCAGGCGCGATGACCGCAGTTTCCGAGCGCGGCGTACCGGCGGGCACCCAGTCATAACTCACAGGCAGCGCCCGATAGACCCAGTTGCTGATCGCATCGCTGCCAGGGGCTTTGCCAAGGTAGGGGCTGACGTATTCCCAGACGTTCTCACCCTTGGCCGTCACCTGAAAAAACCGCCCGTTCATGCCTTCGTCAATCAGCGTATTGCCGTTGGGCAAGCGACGCGCGCTGCTGATGAAGGAGCTGTAAAAAGCCCAGCCCGGTTGCTTCGAATTGGCCGCGCTGTACTGCCAGACAATTTCGTTTTTCAGCGGGTCGATTTCCAGCACCCGTGAACCGGAAATCAGCCCGAGCGTCACGTTCGGATAACCCGCCGAACCCTGGTTGTCGAACACCAACAGATTGCCGGCGCCGGGCAATCCGGCCGGGATGATGTGGGCGTCATGCTGGCCGACAAACTGATCCACCGGTCGCGGCAGCGTCTGCGCGGTTTTCGGGTTGATCGGCGGCAGGTTCGGCCCGAGACGCCAGACCACTTTGCCGCTGTTCTTGTCGATGATCGCGATGACGTTGGCGTTGCGTGAATCGATCAGCAGGTTGTCCGGACTGAAGCGTTTGTCACCGGCATCGAACCACTTGTTCGGCCCGACCAGGCTGAGGTTGTTGATGTGCAGGTAATCCGGATTGTCGCTGGCGTGTACCAGTTTCAGTTGCTCGGGCGTGAAACCGAATTCGTTGAGATGCTCCGACGCCAGCCATTGCCATTTCACTGCACCGTCAGCGCTGACTTCGTAGATAGCATCGTCGATCACCTCGGGCACTTTGAAGCCTTTGACCTTGTGCACCTTGTTGGCCAGCACCACGGTGTTGCCGTTGCTCAAGCGGCGCTGATCATGATGCTGTTGCGCCGCGCCACCGGGTGCCTTGTCGCCCCACTGCCAGATGACTTTGCCGTTCCAGTCCAGTTCGCCGACGCTCTGGTTGCCCAGGCCGTTGCCGGCCGAGCCGAGCTTGCCGGGATCCTTTTCGCTCAGTTGCAGCAGTACGTGCCCACGCTCGCCGCCGACCAATTGCGGGTCGATGATCGCTGAGGGGAAACCCGCCTGCGGCCAGGTTTTTACCTCATTGCCGTTCATGTCGATCAGGTGCGTCTGTTTGTCGGCGCCACTGAAAATCACGTACTGATTGAACGCCTTGTCCGGGTCGTAACGGGTGACGCCTGTGGGATAGACGCTGGGTGCGGCAAACGCTCCGCTACTCAACACCGCGCCGGACAACAACAGCGGTAAAGCGCTTTTGATGGGCAACATGATGCATCTCCTTGAAGGGTCAATCAGAAGTCGTAGCGGCCAGTGACGCCGAGGGTGCGTGGCGTGCCGAGCAGGCCTTCATAACCGCCGTTGCCGCCGGTCCACAGGGTCGTGTAGTAGGTTTTGTCGAAGGCGTTTTTCAGCCATAGCGAGATGTCCCACTGCCCTTGGTTGAAATCGCCGCGCAGGCCGGTGGAAAAGTTGACCACCGCATAGCTCGGGATCTGGCCGTAGTCGGAGTCCTCGACCGTGCCGACGGCTTTCGAGCGGAAGGCATAACTGGCGGTGACGTAAGGTTCGAAGCCGTTATCCAGATTCCATTTGTATTCGCCGTTGGCGTTGCCGATCCATTTCGAGGCACCGACCACTTGATGGCCGCTGAGGTCGCAAGACGCTGGCGCACCCGGCGCCTGGCTGACTTCCGGCGGGCATGGCGCATCTTTGTAGGAGAGGTAGCTGACGTCGTTGTAGGAGCCGTTGATGTTCAGGGTCAGGCCGCGCAGCGGGATCACCGTGCTCTCGAATTCGACCCCGCGCGAGCGCACGGAACCGGCGTTGGTCAGGTACTGCACGCGGTTTTCGGCGTCGTAGGCGTTGGTCTGGTAGGCGTTGACCTGGGTCCAGAACACGTTGGCGTTGAGTTGCAGACGGTGGTCCCACAGCGTGCTTTTGAAACCCAGCTCGGCGTTGTTGGCGCGCTCGGTGCCGATCAACAAAGAGTCGGCGCCGGCCACCGGAGCCGAGCCGACCGCAAGGTTGACCCCGCCGGATTTCTCGCCGTGGGATAACGTCGCGTAGCCGATCACATCATCAGTGATCCGGTAGCTGAGGTTGAGCAGCCCGGACGGACTGGAGCTGTACTGATTCAGATCGCCGGAATCGTAGGCGCCGGCACGCCCGCGTCGCGCCGTTGCGGCAGCACCAGCGACAGTCGCACCGCCGACCGGCGCATTGCGCGTGACCCAGGCGCTTTTTTCTTCATAGGTGCCGCGCACTCCGGCGGTGAAGTCCAGACGCTCGGTGAGGTGCCAGGTGCCTTGGGCGAACAGCGCAAAGCTGTCGGTCTTGATGTGGCCGTTGCCAACACTGGTGACGTTGGCCAGCGCACCGGCCGGCGTGCCGTTCCAGATGTCGGCTTGCGGGCCGTAATAGGCGAAGGATTTGTTGTCCAGATTGTTGCCGAAGTAGTACGCGCCTACGACGTAATCGAAGAACTCGCCCTTCGGTGAGGCCAGACGAAATTCCTGCGAATACTGTTTGTCTTCCACCGAAACCCCGGCGTTATAGCTCGCCGGCACGTTGAGGCCGTCGTCGTTGCGCGGGGTGAAATTCCAGAAGCGGTAGGAGCTGATCGAAGTCAGCGTGAAGTCGCTCGGCAACGTCCAGTTGGCCTCCACCGAGGTGCCGCCCTGATGCACGGTGACGTGTTGATCGTTGTCCAGATTGACCTTGCGGTGCGAGCCGTTGACCAGCGTCGCCCCGGCCGCACTGGCTCGTGATTGGTAAAGGTTGACGCCGTTGATGGTCGGCCCGGTGTTGTACAGCACGCGGGTGCCGGCACTGGAATCCTCTTCGTTGTAATCGCCGATCCATCGCAGGTTGAAATCTTCGTTGGGCTTGAACAGCAACTGCGCACGGAAACCGTCGCGAGAGCCGCCGTTCAGATCATGGCCGTCGTATTCGTTCTTGATGTCGCCATCGCTGCGCGTGCGATAGGCGGAAAAACGCCCGGCGAGTTGATCGTTGAGCGGCCCGGAAATCGTGCCTTTGGTCTGGAAGTAGCCGTCCTCGCCGACCGAGGTTTCAATGCTGCGTTCAGGGGTAAACGTCGGCGCCCGGGTGCTGATGTTGATCACCCCGGCGGTGGTGTTTTTGCCGAACAACGTACCTTGTGGGCCACGCAAAACTTCGAGCTGCTCAATGTCCATCAGATCGAACACCGCCATCCCCGGGCGGCCCAGATAGACGTTGTCGATGTACAGGCCGACGCTGCCCTCCAGACCATCACTGGCCGGGTTGTTGCCCAGCCCGCGAATCGACACGCTGGACTGCCGGGCGTGCATGTAGGCGACGTTGACGCTCGGCACAAGCTGCTGCAAATCCTGGATGCGGTAGACCCGCTGAGTTTCCAGATTCTGGCCGCTGACCACGCTCATGGGCGTCGGCACATCTTGCGAGCTTTCTTCGCGGCGGCGGGTGGTGACCGTCACGGTTTCCAGTTGCGAACTGTTGGCCGCAGGCTTGCCGGTCGGCACTGGCGCCGGGGTTTCGGATTCGGCGGCATAACTGTGAGTCCAACTGGCGCTCCCCGCCAGCAATAGGGCCAGAGGCAGGCGTTTGAGCCGTCGTGGCGTTAGGGGTGACGCGAGGTTCAACGGACTCATGGCGCGGCTCCTGGTCAAAAAACACACAGACATCGTCAGCGCTGCATATTCTTTTCAGTTATTTATTTATGGATTTACAAATATTTACTGCATAAGAGATTGCCTTTATAAGGAGTCGACCTAATGCATATCCAATGCATTTCCCGGATATTTTTTATGTGAAAAATGCATATCGACTTGCGCCAACTTCGTCACTTCATCGCCTTGGCTGAACAGCGCAGCTTCGTCGCCGGCGCGCAGGCGGTGAACCTGTCGCAGTCGGCGTTCAGTCGCAGCATTCAGGCACTGGAACACAGCGTCGGCTGTCAGTTGGTGGATCGTGGGCGCAAGGAATTGCCGCCGACCAAACAGGGCCAGGTGCTGCTCGAACATGCGCGGCGGTTGGTGAGCGGCGCGCAACAAATGGCCAACGAGATCAGCCAGTTCAACGGTCTGGAGGCGGGGGAATTGCGCTTCGGTTGCGGCCCGGCGCCGGCGGCGGGATTGATCCCGCGAGCCATCGGCAGCTTCATCGGCCGCTATCCGAAAGCTCGGGTGCAGTTCCAGGTTGATGACTGGCAGAGTTTGAGCAAACGCCTGCTCAGCGAAGAGTTCGAATTCTTTGTCGCCGACACTCGGCATTTCGAAGCCGATCCGGATTACCTGACGCACCGGTTACGGCCACGCAAATGGCATTTCTGCTGCCGCGCGGGGCATCCACTGGCCGGTTTTGATCGGGTGACAGCCGAGCAATTGATGAGCTATCCGCTGGCCGTGAGCATTCGTCCGCCGAACCTGCGTAAAGTCATCGTCGACCTCAGCGGTCGCCCGGATTTCACGCCGAATGTGGAGTGTGAAAACAGCTCCAGCCTGTTGAGCGTGGTGCTGCGTTCGGATGCGATCGGGATCGTCGGCGCGTATTCCGACGCGTTGCATCAGGCCAAGGGTGATCTGCTGTGTTTGAAGATCGAGGGGCTGGCGGATGATCTGGAGGAGTTGTACACCCGCTACGGGATTGTCAGTCGGGCGGGGTATCGGTTGTCGCCGTTGGCTGAGGCGATGATTGAGCAGATCAAGGTGATTGATGCAGTGGATGAGGAGGTCTGTTCACTGAAGAATTTGGCTGTCTGATCTACCGCTATCGCGAGCAGGCTCACTCCTACAGGTGAGCGCATTTCAAATGTAGGAGTGAGCCTGCTCGCGATAGCGCCAGTACAAACACCAATGCATCCACTGCATAAAACCCATTCCCCAAATGCACTTGCCGAACACCCCCACCGAAAGCGAAAACCCTCACCTGTCTCTCTGACCGGTGAATCCCATGTCCCATCCTGAAAAACCCGTGCGCAATGTGCTCTACATCATGTGCGATCAGCTGCGCCGCGATTACCTGTCCTGCTACGGCCACCCACATTTGCACACGCCGAACATTGATCGTCTGGCCGCAGCCGGCGTGCGTTTCAGCCGCGCTTATACTCAAGGCACGATCTGCGGGCCGTCACGGATGTCGGCCTACACCGGACGCTATGTCAGCAGCCATCAAGTGGCATGGAACGCCGTGCCGCTACCGCTGGAAGAACTGACCATTGGCGATTACCTGCGCCCTCACGGCATTCGTACCGCGCTGGTCGGCAAGACCCACGCCACGGCGAATATCGATGCCTTGCAACGATTGGCAATCAACCCGGAGAGCGAACAGGCCGAAGTGCTCAACGAGGTCGGCTTCGAACCCTACTTCCGCCACGACGGCATCTTCCCCGATGACCCGCTGTTCGACGACAAACGCGAATCGGCGCCCTATACCCATTACCTGCGCGAACACGGTTTCGACGGCCGCAACCCTTGGCACGACTGGGCCAACGCCGCCGAAGGCGAGAACGGTGAAATCCTCAGTGGCTGGCAAATGCGTCATGCGCATTTGCCGGCACGAATTCCCGAGCAACACTCAGAGACTGTCTACACTACAAATCGAGCCATCGACTTCATCACCGAGCAAGGCGAAAAATCCTGGTGTTTGCACCTTTCGTATATCAAACCGCACTGGCCCTATATCGTACCATCGCCATACCACACCATGTACAGTACGAAATCGATACTCGAAGCGGTCCGCGCGACACCCTCCGAAGCCAGCAAACACCCCGTATACACTGCCTTTCGCCAGCATGAGGAAAGCCTCAACTTCTCCCGCGATTCAGTACGATTGAATGTAATCCCCACCTACATGGGCCTGATCAAGCAAGTGGATGATCAGCTCGGGCGGCTGTTCGATTTTCTGCAGAGCAATGGCCGTTGGGATGACACGTTGATCGTGTTCACCAGCGATCACGGCGACTTTTTGGGCGATCACTGGCTGGGCGAAAAGGAGTTTTTGCTGGAACAGGCCGTGGGCGTGCCGTTGATCGTGCGCGATCCTCGAGCGGCAGCGGATGTCACCCGGGGAACAGTCGATGAGCGCCTGGCGGAAACCATTGATGCGCTGCCGACGTTTCTTCAGGCACTTGGATTGCCGGGGGCAGAGCATCGACTTGAGGGGCGCTCGCTGATTCCACTGCTGCACGGCGAAAACCCTGAGTGGCGCCGCTATGCAATCAGCGAATACGACTACGCCTTCCAGGCCCCGGCACGGGAGCGACTCGGGCAACCGATTGACCGCTGCCGCATGACCATGGTGCGCAGCGAGCGCTGGAAATACCTGGCGTATGACGGCTTTCGGCCACAGCTGTTTGATCTGTTGAATGATCCGCAGGAGCTGCGCGATCTGGGTGAGGATCCGGCTTACGCGGCGGTACGCGAGGAGCACGCGGGGTACTTGTTTGAATGGATGCGGGGGTTGAAGCGGCGGACGACGATCAGTCATCAGGAGATTGATTTGCGCGGGCAGCGCTTTCGCTACGGTGAGCCGGAAACCGAGAAAGTCGTTCAGATCGGCGTGTGGTAGTTAAAAGCATCGCTGGCAAGCCAGCTCCCACAGGGTTTGTGTTTTACACATCCATTGTGTTCAACACTTTCCACTGTGGGAGCTGACTTGCCAGCGATGGGGCCAGATCAGACGCCGCCGATATCAGGGCCTTTGATGGTCTGGCTACGCTGCCCCGAAACCCCGACCGGCACTTCACCTTTCAACGTCACCCGGCGCACGATCCGATCCTGCGTACCGTAATCATCAATCGCGTAATGCTGCGTCGAACGGTTATCCCAGATCGCCACATCACCAGCCTTCCAGCGCCAGCGCACGGTGTTTTCCTGACGAATCACATGGCTCTGCAACAGCCCGAACAGATGCGCCGAATCTGCCTGCGAGTAGCCTTTGATGCGCTTGACGAAGTGCCCCAGCAGCAAGCTTTTCTCGCCGCTGATCGGGTGCACGCGGACCACCGGGTGCTCGGTCTCGTAGACGGTCGAAGTAAAGATCTTGCGGTAGCGCTCGAGCTTCTCCGCCGAGACGTCAGGCTTGGCGCCAGCGTAGTCGTATTCGTTGCTGTGCACGGCGACCAGTTTGTCCGCCAGTTCCCGCAACTCGCTCGGCAGTCCGTTGTACGCGGTTGCGGTGTTGGCCCACAGGGTGTCGCCGCCAAAGGCCGGGGCAACTACCGAGCGCAGGATCGAAGCTTTCGGGTAAGCGTCGACGAAGGTCACGTCGGTGTGCCACGAGTTAGCGCGCTGGCCTTCGGCACCGTCGAGTTCCAGCAGATAACGGGTGCCGTCACGCACCGGTACGGTCGGGTGCGCCACCGGCTCGCCGAGCAGATGAGCGAACGCTTCCTGACGTTGATCATCAAGCTGGGTCTGCTCACGGAAGAACACGACTTTGTACTGAACCAGTGCCTGTTGAATGGCTTCGACGGTGGCGGCGTCCAGCTCACCGGACAGGTGCACGCCACGGATCTCGGCGCCGATACGACCGGCCACCGGATGAATTTCCAGCGCGTGGACAGCGGGTTTTACTGCGAGTGCGGCATTGCTCATGGGTAGACCCTCATCGACTGCTTGCGGTTGAACGGCATCGAAACAACGCTCTATATATATTCCATTTACATCTAATAGATATTGACATGCTTCGTTGACGGAATAAGAGCTTGCATTTAAAACCTCAAGCAAGCCTCGTCGCAAATGCCTTCGAGCTATTTTTAGGATGCCGGAAAAGCATATGGATCTTCGCCAGTTGCGCTACTTCATCGCCCTCAACGAACACCGCAGTTTTGTCCGTGCGGCGGACGCCATGGGCATCACCCAACCGGCGTTCAGCCGCAGCATTCAAGGGCTGGAGCAAGAGTTCGGTTGCGTGCTGGTGGATCGCGGCAACAAGGATCTGCGTCCTACGCCAGAGGGCCAGGTCGTCTTGCAGCACGCCTTGAGCCTGGTGCAGGGCGCGGCGTTGCTCAGCGCCGAAGTGACGCAGATGACCAAGCTCGATGCCGGCGAGGTGCATTTCGGTTGCGGCCCGGCGCCAGCGGTGAAACTGGTGCCCGACGCGGTGGCGCAATTCATCAACGCGCACCCGAAAGTGCGCACCTGCTTTCAGGTAGATAACTGGGAAAAACTCAGCCGCGCCCTGAGTCGTGAAGAGATCGAATTCTTTATCGCCGACATCCGCCATTTCGAGTCCGACCCGAATTTTCAGACGCAGCCACTGACGCCCAAGCGCGGCGTGTTTTTCTGCCGGCCGGGGCATCCGTTGCTGGCCAAGGAAAGCCTGTCGACCAACGACATGTTCGACTATCCGCTGGCGACCACGCTGATCCCGCCGGGCATCCGTAAACTGCTGGCGAACCTCAGTGGCCGCATCGATTTTTCCCCGACCATCGAGACCGAGCATTTTCCGGCACTGGTGAAGGTAGTGCTGCAATCCAATGCCATTGGCATCGGTACGGAGGAGGCGTTTCACGAAGACATTGCCCAGGGTTCGCTGGTGTTGCTGCACTGGCGCAACCTGCCGCAGAACCTCGAGAGCATGAATGCGCGGTGCGGGATTGTCAGTCGCACCGGGTTTCGGCTTTCACCGGCAGCGCGGGCGATGATCGAGACGCTGGTGGCGGTGGACAAGCAAGAGGTCAGCGTTGCCGTTTAGAGCGCTATCGCGAGCAGGCTCACTCCTACAAGGGACGGATTCCTAATGTAGGAGTGAGCCTGCTCGCGATGGCGTCGGACCAAGCGCTACAGATTCAGAGCTTGGCAGCGGCGAGCTCAGGCGCCACCCAATCGCTTACCTTGAACGGCTTGCGAATCAGCTTCTCCTTCGCCGCCAGGTCCACCGAATCCTGCAGCTTGCCGAGGAACACCGGATCCAGTGTCGACGGGAATACCTCGCTGAGTTTCTGATCGGCCAGATCCTTGGTCAAAATCACCGGTGGATAACTTGCCAGCCCCGATACCAACTGCACGTACGCATCCTTGTTGCTGTCCTGCGTCAGCCATTCCACTGCCTGCTGTTGAGCCTTGAGCAGTTTCGCCACGACTTCAGGATGTTCATCGACAAACTTGCCGGTGCCAACCAATACCGACTGAACACTGCCCGCGCCGCCCAGATCCTTGGTACTCAATGGCAACTCTGCCAGCCCCTTGGCTTGCAGCGCCGTCAGCCCGGTGCTGCCCCAGGACGCGTCAATCTGTTTGGCCGCCAGTGCTGCCACCGCCGCGCTGAAATCAAGGTTGATGACTTTCAGATCTTTCTCGCTCAGCCCCTGGCTCGCCAGCGCCGCATCGAACGACAGCTGGGTCGCGGTGCCACGGAAGACCGCCACGCGCTTGCCTTTCAGATCCTGCAGGGACTTGATCCCCGAACCGGGCACAACCCCAAGGTAATGTTTCACCCCGCGCGCGCTGGCGCTGAGCAGCCGTGTATCGAGGCCATTGGACTTGCCGATGATCGCCGCCAGATCGCCCAGATACGCCAGATCGACCTGACCATTGGCGAAGGCCTCGTTGATCACCGGCCCGGCCCCTTTGAAGAAATTCCACTGAATCTTGATGCCCTGCTCGGCGAAGGCCTTTTCGAAGATCTGCTGATCGCGCAACACATCGACCACGCCACCGCCGCTGTGCTGGGTGCCGGCGCTCAGGTCGGGCACGGCGATGCGGATTTCCTTGAGTTCGTCGGCGTGGGCGCTGAGCGCCAACAGGCCCGCCAGTGCCGGGGCGGCGAACAGACTGAAAACGCGTTTGAAGGGAAGGTTCATGGGTGCGGCTCCTTGATCACGACGGGCGTTGAGGAGCCGAAAGTAGGCTGAAGCAGCACCTTCGCTTAAATACTATAAATGCACATTTTTATAGCTTTTAACGCTAAGCAGTCTGTAACGGGGCTTGCAGCAGCGTATGCATTAACAGCATCGAAAATATTCTTCGAATGCATTGGATGCGTGTGGGCCAGAAGCCTTAAATGGCGTGGCTTATTTCCAAATATATAAATAAACAGAATCCATATAACTATTTGTTTGAATTTAATACCGCTAAAGATCGCAGCCTTCGGCAGCTCCTACAGGGGTGAACTCACGGACGCGCCCCCTGTAGGAGCTGTCGAAGACTGCGATCTTTTGATCTTGATCGATCCAACCCGACAACGGAGGTCACTCATGGCCCGTCAATCCCTGCTGAGCCTGCCCCTGCACGCACCGCCGCTAAAAAGTCGGCGCTCCTGGCCAAGCCTTCAGCAACGCTTATTGCCGTGGTTACTGCCACTGAGCCTGTTCGCCCTGTGGTGGCTTGCCGCGCGTAACCAGTGGATGAGCGAACAGATCCTGCCGGCGCCGTCACTGGTGTGGAACAGCGCGGTCGAACTGTCCCAGGGCGAGTTGTGGAGCCACTTGTGGATCAGCCTGCAACGGCTGTTTTGGGGGTTGCTGGCGGGGATCAGCGTCGGTGCGCTTCTGGGTGCGGCACTGGGTTTCAGTCGCCGCCTCGAACGCTTGATCTTCCCGACCTTCGCCGGTCTCGCGCAAGTACCGACGCTGGCGTGGATTCCGCTGTTCATGGTGTTTTTCGGTATCGGCGAAGTGCTGAAACTGGTGGTGCTGATCAAAGCCATCGTCGTCCC
Protein-coding sequences here:
- a CDS encoding ABC transporter substrate-binding protein; this translates as MNLPFKRVFSLFAAPALAGLLALSAHADELKEIRIAVPDLSAGTQHSGGGVVDVLRDQQIFEKAFAEQGIKIQWNFFKGAGPVINEAFANGQVDLAYLGDLAAIIGKSNGLDTRLLSASARGVKHYLGVVPGSGIKSLQDLKGKRVAVFRGTATQLSFDAALASQGLSEKDLKVINLDFSAAVAALAAKQIDASWGSTGLTALQAKGLAELPLSTKDLGGAGSVQSVLVGTGKFVDEHPEVVAKLLKAQQQAVEWLTQDSNKDAYVQLVSGLASYPPVILTKDLADQKLSEVFPSTLDPVFLGKLQDSVDLAAKEKLIRKPFKVSDWVAPELAAAKL